One window of the Prinia subflava isolate CZ2003 ecotype Zambia chromosome 1, Cam_Psub_1.2, whole genome shotgun sequence genome contains the following:
- the LOC134547098 gene encoding cytochrome b-c1 complex subunit 7 — protein sequence MAAKASVAGGGRLLDKIRKWYYNAAGFNKLGLMRDDTLHEDDDVKEALKRLPEPLYNARVFRIKRALDLSLKHQILPKDQWVKYEEDQPYLEPYLKEVIRERREREAWNKK from the exons ATGGCGGCGAAGGCGTCTG TTGCAGGAGGTGGTCGCCTGTTAGACAAGATTCGCAAGTGGTATTACAATGCAGCTGGGTTCAACAAACTTG GGTTAATGCGAGATGATACACTGCATGAAGATGATGATGTAAAAGAAGCACTGAAGAGACTTCCAGAACCTCTGTACAATGCAAGAGTATTTCGCATAAAGCGAGCACTGGACTTAAGCTTGAAGCATCAGATCCTTCCAAAAGACCAGTGGGTAAAGTATGAAGAG gATCAGCCTTATCTGGAACCATACCTAAAAGAAGTAATCCGTGAAAGACGTGAAAGGGAAGCATGGAACAAGAAATAA
- the PTDSS1 gene encoding phosphatidylserine synthase 1 isoform X2: MVSCVGSRTLSKDDVNYRLHFRMINEQQVEDITLEFFYRPHTITLLSFTILSLMAFAFTRDDSVPEDNIWRGILSVIFFFLIISVLAFPNGPFTRPHPALWRMVFGLSVLYFLFLVFVLFLNFEQVKAVMYWLDPNLRYATREADIMEYAVNCHVITWERILSHFDIFAFGHFWGWAMKALLIRSYGLCWTISITWELTELFFMHLLPNFAECWWDQVILDILLCNGGGIWLGMVVCRFLEMRTYHWASFKDIHTTTGKIKRAVLQFTPASWTYVRWFDPKSSFQRVAGVYLFMIIWQLTELNTFFLKHIFVFQASHPLSWGRILFIGIITAPTVRQYYAYLTDTQCKRVGTQCWVFGVIAFLEAIVCIKFGQDLFSKTQILYVVFWLLCVAFTTFLCLYGMVWYAEYYGHREKTLSESEDSPYSPDASWLHSKFSRGADNSPPKHSVNSESHSSRRRNRHSKSKVSNGIGKK, from the exons ATGGTGTCGTGCGTGGGGAGCCGGACCCTGAGCAAGGACGACGTAAACTACCGCCTGCACTTCCGCATGATCAACGAGCAGCAGGTGGAAGACATCACGCTGGAGTTCTTCTACCGCCCGCACACCATCACCCTCCTCAGCTTCACCATCCTCAGCCTCATGGCCTTCGCCTTCACCAG GGATGATTCTGTACCAGAGGATAATATTTGGAGAGGTATCCTCTCtgtgattttcttctttctaatcATCAGTGTTCTAGCTTTTCCTAATG GACCCTTTACACGTCCTCACCCTGCTCTATGGAGGATGGTTTTTG GTCTCAGTGTGCTCTATTTTCTGTTCCTGGTGTTCGTGCTCTTCCTTAACTTTGAGCAGGTAAAAGCAGTGATGTACTGGCTGGACCCTAATCTTCGATATGCCACAAGGGAAGCAGATATTATG GAGTATGCAGTGAACTGTCACGTTATCACCTGGGAGAGAATCCTCAGCCACTTTGATATATTTGCTTTTGGACATTTCTGGGGCTGGGCTATGAAGGCTTTGCTGATCCGCAGCTATGGGCTGTGCTGGACTATTAGCATCACCTGGGAGCTCACTGAG CTCTTCTTCATGCACCTTCTGCCTAATTTTGCTGAATGCTGGTGGGATCAAGTCATTTTGGACATCCTGCTTTGTAACGGGGGTGGCATCTGGTTGGGCATGGTAGTTTGTCGTTTCTTGGAGATGAGGACCTATCACTGGGCAAGCTTCAA ggaCATTCACACAACCACAGGGAAAATCAAAAGAGCTGTATTACAGTTCACCCCGGCCAGCTGGACCTACGTCCGCTGGTTTGATCCAAAGTCTTCATTTCAGAGAGTGGCTGGAGTGTACCTTTTCATGATTATTTGGCAG ctAACTGAGTTGAACACATTCTTTTTGAAACATATCTTTGTGTTCCAAGCAAGCCACCCTTTAAGCTGGGGGAGAATTCTCTTCATAGGAATCATTACAGCACCCACTGTAAG GCAATACTATGCTTACCTCACAGATACACAGTGCAAGAGGGTGGGAACTCAGTGCTGGGTGTTCGG GGTAATTGCCTTCCTCGAAGCTATTGTGTGCATAAAGTTTGGACAAGAtcttttttccaaaacacaaaTACTGTATGTTGTGTTTTGGCTTCTCTGTGTG GCCTTTACAACTTTCCTGTGTTTATATGGAATGGTTTGGTACGCAGAGTACTACGGCCACCGAGAAAAG ACCTTATCAGAAAGTGAAGACAGTCCATACAGTCCAGATGCTTCCTGGCTTCATTCTAAATTCAGCAGAG
- the PTDSS1 gene encoding phosphatidylserine synthase 1 isoform X1 encodes MVSCVGSRTLSKDDVNYRLHFRMINEQQVEDITLEFFYRPHTITLLSFTILSLMAFAFTRDDSVPEDNIWRGILSVIFFFLIISVLAFPNGPFTRPHPALWRMVFGLSVLYFLFLVFVLFLNFEQVKAVMYWLDPNLRYATREADIMEYAVNCHVITWERILSHFDIFAFGHFWGWAMKALLIRSYGLCWTISITWELTELFFMHLLPNFAECWWDQVILDILLCNGGGIWLGMVVCRFLEMRTYHWASFKDIHTTTGKIKRAVLQFTPASWTYVRWFDPKSSFQRVAGVYLFMIIWQLTELNTFFLKHIFVFQASHPLSWGRILFIGIITAPTVRQYYAYLTDTQCKRVGTQCWVFGVIAFLEAIVCIKFGQDLFSKTQILYVVFWLLCVAFTTFLCLYGMVWYAEYYGHREKTLSESEDSPYSPDASWLHSKFSRAGADNSPPKHSVNSESHSSRRRNRHSKSKVSNGIGKK; translated from the exons ATGGTGTCGTGCGTGGGGAGCCGGACCCTGAGCAAGGACGACGTAAACTACCGCCTGCACTTCCGCATGATCAACGAGCAGCAGGTGGAAGACATCACGCTGGAGTTCTTCTACCGCCCGCACACCATCACCCTCCTCAGCTTCACCATCCTCAGCCTCATGGCCTTCGCCTTCACCAG GGATGATTCTGTACCAGAGGATAATATTTGGAGAGGTATCCTCTCtgtgattttcttctttctaatcATCAGTGTTCTAGCTTTTCCTAATG GACCCTTTACACGTCCTCACCCTGCTCTATGGAGGATGGTTTTTG GTCTCAGTGTGCTCTATTTTCTGTTCCTGGTGTTCGTGCTCTTCCTTAACTTTGAGCAGGTAAAAGCAGTGATGTACTGGCTGGACCCTAATCTTCGATATGCCACAAGGGAAGCAGATATTATG GAGTATGCAGTGAACTGTCACGTTATCACCTGGGAGAGAATCCTCAGCCACTTTGATATATTTGCTTTTGGACATTTCTGGGGCTGGGCTATGAAGGCTTTGCTGATCCGCAGCTATGGGCTGTGCTGGACTATTAGCATCACCTGGGAGCTCACTGAG CTCTTCTTCATGCACCTTCTGCCTAATTTTGCTGAATGCTGGTGGGATCAAGTCATTTTGGACATCCTGCTTTGTAACGGGGGTGGCATCTGGTTGGGCATGGTAGTTTGTCGTTTCTTGGAGATGAGGACCTATCACTGGGCAAGCTTCAA ggaCATTCACACAACCACAGGGAAAATCAAAAGAGCTGTATTACAGTTCACCCCGGCCAGCTGGACCTACGTCCGCTGGTTTGATCCAAAGTCTTCATTTCAGAGAGTGGCTGGAGTGTACCTTTTCATGATTATTTGGCAG ctAACTGAGTTGAACACATTCTTTTTGAAACATATCTTTGTGTTCCAAGCAAGCCACCCTTTAAGCTGGGGGAGAATTCTCTTCATAGGAATCATTACAGCACCCACTGTAAG GCAATACTATGCTTACCTCACAGATACACAGTGCAAGAGGGTGGGAACTCAGTGCTGGGTGTTCGG GGTAATTGCCTTCCTCGAAGCTATTGTGTGCATAAAGTTTGGACAAGAtcttttttccaaaacacaaaTACTGTATGTTGTGTTTTGGCTTCTCTGTGTG GCCTTTACAACTTTCCTGTGTTTATATGGAATGGTTTGGTACGCAGAGTACTACGGCCACCGAGAAAAG ACCTTATCAGAAAGTGAAGACAGTCCATACAGTCCAGATGCTTCCTGGCTTCATTCTAAATTCAGCAGAG
- the MTERF3 gene encoding transcription termination factor 3, mitochondrial, with the protein MMAVWARQVCRWGCLLSTARAAEFPGRLSSRGRSARACRELGPAAALPAGKERVLCGLQARRQVSAGTCPPPDSAEGGPRSSPQSNLPSVQQKQAKAETLPDLNAKILDEDWDDIPPSSALEVISEEEAVQIIAEPLLPIQSSTLRDYVDHSETLEKLVHLGVDLSQVEKRQKAGQLLLTLDFEKDVKKILLFLKDVGIEDNQLGSFLTKNPYILGEDLEALETRVAYLKSKKFGQSEIAQMVSRAPYLLLFSVERLDNRLGFFKNELGLSVKKTKDLVIRLPRLLTGKLEPVKENLQVCQIELGFQPNEIQQIVYKTPKILTASKKRLKQTFDYLHNIMGIPHHMLTRFPQVFNTKLLRIRERHMFLAFLGRAQYDPAQPSYIPLDQLVSLPDEVFCTEIAKASMQDFENFLKTL; encoded by the exons ATGATGGCTGTGTGGGCTCGGCAGGTCTGCCGCTGGGGCTGTCTGCTGAGCACGGCCCGTGCTGCGGAGTTCCCCGGGAGGCTGAGCAGCCGCGGCCGCTCCGCACGGGCCTGCCGTGAGCTCGGCCCTGCGGCTGCGCTGCCCGCTGGAAAGGAGCGCGTTCTGTGCGGGCTGCAGGCACGCAGGCAGGTGTCTGCGGGAACCTGCCCTCCGCCCGACAGCGCCGAGGGTGGACCCCGCTCTTCTCCCCAAAGTAACTTGCCTTCAGTACAACAGAAAcaagcaaaagcagaaacattACCTGATCTGAATGCAAAAATACTGGACGAAG ACTGGGATGACATCCCACCTTCATCTGCTCTGGAAGTGATTTCTGAGGAAGAAGCTGTACAGATCATTGCAGAACCACTTCTCCCCATTCAGTCTTCTACGCTCCGGGATTATGTTGATCACTCAGAAACGCTTGAGAAACTTGTCCACCTAG GAGTTGACTTATCCCAAGTGGAGAAACGTCAAAAGGCAGGTCAGCTTTTACTGACCTTGGACTTtgaaaaagatgtaaaaaaaatacttctgtttcTTAAGGATGTGGGTATAGAAGACAATCAATTGGGATCATTCCTGACCAAAAATCCATACATCCTTGGTGAAGATCTAGAAGCTTTAGAAACCAG AGTGGCTTATCTAAAATCAAAAAAATTTGGTCAGTCAGAAATTGCTCAGATGGTCTCAAGAGCTCCatatttgctgttgttttcagTGGAAAGACTGGATAACAGACTGGGTTTCTTCAAAAATGAACTTGGACTCAGTGTAAAAAAG ACAAAGGATCTGGTAATTCGTCTTCCAAGGCTACTGACTGGCAAATTAGAGcctgtaaaagaaaatcttcag GTTTGTCAAATTGAACTTGGTTTTCAACCTAATGAAATTCAACAGATAGTGTATAAAACTCCCAAGATTTTAACTGCAAGTAAAAAGAGACTCAAACAGACATTTGACTACTTACACAACATAATGGGCATTCCTCACCACATGCTTACTCGCTTTCCTCAG GTTTTCAACACAAAGCTATTACGAATCAGAGAGAGGCACATGTTTCTTGCATTCTTGGGAAGAGCCCAGTATGACCCAGCACAACCCAGCTACATCCCTCTGGATCAGCTGGTATCCTTGCCTGATGAGGTGTTCTGTACAGAGATTGCCAAAGCGTCTATGCAGGACTTTGAAAATTTCTTAAAAACACTTTAA